One Alnus glutinosa chromosome 3, dhAlnGlut1.1, whole genome shotgun sequence genomic region harbors:
- the LOC133864064 gene encoding uncharacterized protein LOC133864064, protein MPRNEWKAKSGRKALKDVSNKHNGGRFSKSLNSKKKFSEKTSEDLSTLGEEDDALDRLLLVQSDLSSLVHQIDELVVQAFKLKATSKHGRKEIESFTHFLSEMLYSLKPWFPRFQKVLSSPMESENQLGQTGASKIVSSTNEVESNAPDSPEQSKLDSLISPSPLVSWRADCTIDRGRQMFLLTPLPISKALSSKHQGPSKSVFERITSITTTVPPSFFTISGDINDNLLEGVPIRPTPSKPSDSAVTEKENTLQSEFVSSPMLSKRDCSMLVMTPCMKMSPLKSCVLLEPISESSHQGNHRFRKSTPFPFGIHCSSQLSESSDSDASEGLALKYPELLGIQQAYKPGIGKKKVEASPDWFVSPPKTCVLLNPPDEKSLKNAADDCQMPITSDVFNQQINSILSKEDNVQCGFQQTNKSCNQEPRGGNLASMDSTPMWKGPESTICRGKVAGENTLKKELWTKFEAASTHGPRLNVSVPQNTAQRGFLDLLDEVSCDE, encoded by the exons atgcCAAGGAACGAATGGAAAGCGAAGTCTGGAAGGAAGGCACTGAAGGACGTATCAAATAAACACAATGGTGGAAGGTTCTCCAAATCCCTCAATTCGAAGAAGAAATTCTCGGAGAAGACCAGCGAGGATTTGTCTACGCTGGGCGAAGAAGACGACGCGCTCGACCGCCTCCTGCTCGTCCAGTCCGATCTCTCCTCTCTAGTCCACCAG ATTGATGAACTCGTTGTGCAAGCATTTAAACTGAAGGCAACCAGCAAACACGggagaaaagaaattgaatcTTTCACGCATTTCTTGTCTGAAATGCTTTACTCTTTAAAG CCATGGTTCCCCAGATTTCAGAAGGTGCTCTCCAGTCCTATGGAATCTGAGAATCAGCTGGGACAGACTGGCGCAAGTAAAATAGTGTCTTCGACTAATGAAGTTGAAAGCAATGCTCCTGACAGTCCAGAGCAAAGCAAGTTGGATTCTTTGATCTCTCCTTCTCCCCTTGTGTCATGGCGTGCTGACTGCACTATTGATAGAGGTAGACAGATGTTTCTGCTTACACCTCTTCCTATATCAAAAGCTCTATCATCCAAACATCAGGGCCCATCTAAATCAGTATTTGAAAGGATTACGTCCATTACTACTACTGTGCCACCATCTTTTTTTACTATTTCAGGAgatataaatgataatttacttGAAGGTGTACCTATAAGGCCAACACCTAGTAAGCCTTCTGATTCTGCCGTGACTGAAAAGGAAAACACCTTACAGTCTGAATTTGTGTCTTCACCCATGCTTTCTAAACGAGACTGCTCCATGCTTGTTATGACTCCATGCATGAAAATGTCACCTCTAAAATCTTGTGTATTGCTTGAACCTATATCCGAGTCCTCTCATCAAGGCAACCATAGGTTCCGTAAGTCCACCCCATTTCCTTTTGGCATTCATTGCAGTTCACAACTTTCCGAATCCTCTGACAGTGATGCTTCTGAGGGTCTCGCTTTAAAGTATCCAGAGCTCTTAGGGATTCAACAGGCTTATAAACCAGGAATTggaaagaaaaaggtagaagcatcaCCAGATTGGTTTGTTTCACCTCCTAAGACTTGTGTTTTACTCAACCCACCTGATGAGAAATCATTGAAGAATGCAGCCGATGACTGCCAGATGCCTATAACGTCTGATGTTTTCAATCAGCAAATTAACTCGATTTTATCAAAGGAAGACAACGTTCAATGCGGCTTTCAGCAAACCAACAAATCTTGTAACCAAG AACCTCGTGGTGGTAATTTAGCATCCATGGATAGCACTCCAATGTGGAAGGGACCTGAAAGCACTATCTGCAGAGGCAAAGTTGCGGGTGAGAATACTCTAAAGAAAGAGTTGTGGACAAAGTTTGAAGCAGCATCTACCCATGGCCCCCGTCTTAATGTCTCTGTGCCCCAAAATACTGCTCAGAGAGGATTTCTTGACTTACTGGATGAGGTCTCTTGTGACGAGTGA
- the LOC133862965 gene encoding clavaminate synthase-like protein At3g21360, producing the protein MAEIFLETHFPHQKSYNGIQFPSVLSPDPKTPLSLSRFTQAIKTQKVFLDSLLHKSGAVLLRGFPVSTASDFNDVVEAFGFEELPYVGGAAPRTSVVGRVFTANESPPDQKIPFHHEMAQVPEFPSKLFFFCEVEPGSEGETPIVLSHVVYERMKERYPEFVERLEEHGLLYTRVLGEDDDPSSPIGRGWKSTFLTTDKRVAEQRAAKLDMKLEWVGDAAKTIMGPIAAVKYDKTRQRKIWFNSMVAAYTGWEDARNDPVKAVTFGDGKPLPADIIYDCLKILEEECVAFPWRKGDVLLLDNLAVLHSRRSFNPPRRILASLCK; encoded by the exons ATGGCGGAGATTTTCTTGGAAACCCACTTCCCGCACCAAAAGTCTTACAACGGAATTCAATTCCCTTCGGTTCTATCTCCGGACCCGAAAACCCCCTTGTCTCTCTCTCGTTTTACCCAAGCCATCAAAACCCAGAAAGTATTTCTCGACTCTCTGCTCCACAAGTCAGGCGCCGTACTCCTCAGGGGCTTTCCGGTGAGTACAGCCTCGGACTTCAACGACGTCGTTGAGGCCTTTGGCTTCGAGGAGCTCCCCTACGTGGGCGGAGCCGCCCCTCGGACCAGCGTGGTGGGTCGGGTTTTCACGGCCAATGAGTCCCCGCCGGACCAGAAGATTCCTTTTCACCACGAAATGGCTCAG GTTCCGGAGTTTCCCTCCAAACTGTTCTTCTTCTGTGAAGTGGAGCCTGGAAGTGAAGGAGAAACTCCTATAGTTCTCAGCCACGTTGTGTATGAAAGAATGAAAGAGAGGTACCCAGAATTTGTTGAAAGACTGGAAGAGCATGGATTGCTATATACGCGGGTATTAGGGGAGGACGACGACCCTTCATCTCCAATCGGACGTGGGTGGAAGTCTACATTCTTGACCACAGACAAGAGGGTGGCTGAGCAAAG GGCTGCTAAGTTGGATATGAAGTTGGAATGGGTGGGGGATGCAGCGAAAACAATAATGGGTCCAATCGCAGCTGTTAAATATGACAAGACGAGGCAGCGCAAGATTTGGTTTAACAGCATGGTTGCTGCTTATACAGGGTGGGAGGATGCAAGGAATGATCCTGTGAAAGCAGTTACCTTTGGAGATGGCAAACCGCTACCGGCTGATATTATCTACGACTGTCTAAAAATCCTTGAAGAGGAATGTGTAGCCTTTCCTTGGCGGAAGGGTGATGTTCTTTTACTGGATAATTTGGCTGTCCTTCACTCCCGAAGATCATTCAATCCACCTCGCCGCATACTAGCTTCACTTTGCAAATAG